A single Theropithecus gelada isolate Dixy chromosome 7b, Tgel_1.0, whole genome shotgun sequence DNA region contains:
- the LOC112628297 gene encoding LOW QUALITY PROTEIN: olfactory receptor 5AU1 (The sequence of the model RefSeq protein was modified relative to this genomic sequence to represent the inferred CDS: substituted 1 base at 1 genomic stop codon), with protein MTEFHLQNQMPSIRLIFRRLSLGRIQLSESPRCSIXFMVVPSFSTTEHWRSMKGANLSQGIEFELLGLTTDPRLQKLLFMVFLGMYTATLLGNLVMFLLIHVSATLHTPMYSLLKSLSFLDFCYSSTVVPQTLVNFLAKRKVISYFGCMTQMFFYAGFATSECYLIAAMAYDRYAAICKPLLYPTVVSPEVCALLIVGSYSAGFLNSLIHTSCIFSLKFCGAYVVTHFFCDGPPILSLSCVDTSLCEILLFIFAGFNLLSCTLTILISYFLILNTILRMSSAQGRFKAFSTCASHLTAVCLFFGTTLFMYLRPRSSYSLTQDRTVAVIYTVVIPMLNPLIYSLRNKDVKEALIKVWGRKTME; from the coding sequence ATGACAGAGTTTCATCTACAAAACCAAATGCCCTCAATAAGACTCATCTTCAGAAGGCTGTCCTTAGGCAGAATTCAACTCAGTGAGAGCCCCAGGTGTTCAATCTAATTTATGGTGGTGCCTTCTTTCTCCACCACAGAGCACTGGAGAAGCATGAAAGGGGCAAACCTGAGCCAAGGGATTGAGTTTGAGCTCTTGGGCCTCACCACTGACCCCCGGCTCCAGAAGCTGCTCTTCATGGTGTTCCTGGGCATGTACACCGCCACTCTGCTGGGCAACCTGGTCATGTTCCTCCTGATCCATGTGAGTGCCACCCTGCACACACCCATGTACTCCCTCCTGAAGAGCCTCTCCTTCTTGGATTTCTGCTACTCCTCCACAGTTGTGCCCCAGACCCTGGTGAACTTCTTAGCCAAGAGGAAAGTGATCTCCTATTTTGGCTGCATGACTCAGATGTTCTTCTATGCGGGTTTTGCCACTAGTGAGTGCTATCTCATCGCTGCCATGGCCTATGACCGCTATGCTGCTATTTGTAAGCCCCTGCTCTATCCAACTGTCGTGTCTCCTGAGGTCTGTGCCTTGCTGATTGTGGGCTCCTACAGTGCAGGATTCCTCAATTCTCTTATCCACACTAGCTGTATCTTTAGTCTGAAATTCTGCGGTGCTTATGTGGTCACTCACTTCTTCTGTGATGGACCACCCATCCTGTCCCTGTCTTGTGTAGACACCTCACTGTGTGAGATCCTGCTCTTCATTTTTGCTGGTTTCAACCTTTTGAGCTGCACCCTCACAATCTTGATCTCCTACTTCTTAATTCTGAACACCATCCTGAGAATGAGCTCAGCCCAGGGCAGGTTTAAGGCATTTTCCACCTGTGCATCCCACCTCACTGCTGTCTGCCTCTTCTTTGGCACAACACTTTTTATGTACCTGCGCCCCAGGTCCAGCTACTCACTGACCCAGGACCGCACAGTTGCTGTGATCTACACAGTGGTTATCCCAATGCTGAACCCCCTCATCTACTCTTTGAGAAACAAGGACGTGAAGGAAGCTTTAATAAAGGTTTGGGGTAGGAAAACAATGGAATGA